From the Deinococcus gobiensis I-0 genome, the window GCGCCTTCGTGGTCGTCACAGGGGGCGAGCCGATCCTGTTCGACCTCGCGCCGCTGACCGGCGCCCTGCACGCCCTGGGCCGCCGGGTGCACATCGAGACGAGTGGCATCGCGCCCCTGCGCGGCGATCTGGACTGGGTGACGCTCTCGCCCAAACCCTTCGGCCAGTGGCCGCTGCCGGAGGTGGTCGCCCGCGCCGACGAGGTCAAGCTCATCGTGCACGAGCCGGGCGACATCCGTGCCGGGCTGGAGACGCTGGAAGGCCTGCGAAAGGACGCCGTGCTCTGGCTGCACCCCGAGTGGAGTAAGGCCCGCGAGCGCGACGCCGGGGTGCTGAACGCCATCACGGAGGCCGTGAAGGACGATCCGCGCCTGCGGGCCGGCTACCAGATGCACAAGCTCTACCGCGCCGACGACCTCGACGTCCGCAGCGACAAGCGCCTCATTCCCCTGGGCGGGAATCCGGGGCTGGGGTACTGAAAGGAACCGACATGATCGACATGCAAAAACGCGCCGTGGTGCTGCTCTCGGGCGGGCTGGACTCCAGCACCGTGCTGGGCCTGACCGTGCGCGAGGGCTACGCCTGCACGGCCCTCTCCTTCCGCTACGGGCAGCGGCACACCGTCGAGCTGGAACGCGCCGCGACCATCGCCCGACAGTTCGGTTCCGACCACCGCGTCATCGACATCAATATCGGCTCGTTCGGCGGCAGCGCCCTGACCGACGAGGCGATGGACGTGCCCACCGGGGGCACCCAGGACGGCGTGATTCCGCCGACCTACGTGCCGGGGCGCAACACGGTGTTCATCGCGGTGGCCCTGAGCCTCGCAGAGGCCATCGGCGCCGAGCGGGTCTGCCTGGGCATCAACGCGGTGGACTACAGCGGCTACCCCGACTGCCGCCCGGAGTACCTCGCGGCCTATCAGACCCTCGCCGACCTCGCCAGCAAGGCGGGGCTGGAGGGACGCGGCGCGGTACTCACGGCGCCCCTGCTGGCCATGTCGAAGGTGGACATCGTGCGCGCGGCGCTGGACGTCGGCGTGCCCATCGGGGAGACCTGGAGCTGCTACCAGGGCGGCAAGGAGCCTTGCGGCGTGTGCGACTCCTGCATGATCCGCGACAAGGCGCTGGCCGAGGCCGGACACCCGGAGCTGACCGGCCCGGCCTCGCCCTACCACCAGGGCTGAGCGGGGCGTTGAGGGCCGCTGCCGGAGCGGCCCTCAACGCTCTGGGGCTGGAGCGGGCAGTTCGGCGTGCGGGGCCTCGTCGCCCCGCGTGCTCAGGATCGTCGCGCCCACGACCAGCAGTCCCCCCAGCAGCCCCCGCACCCCCACTTGCTCGCCGATGAGCACGAAGCTGAAGGCCGTGGCCGCGACCGGCTCCAGGGTGTAGACCAGACTCGCCTCGGCGGCGCTGACGTGACGCTGGCCGACCGTCTGGAGCAGTGTGGTCAGGGCGGTCGCCACCACACCGAGGTACAGCAGCGGGCCCCACGCCCCCGGCGGAGGCAGCAGACGCCCCGGCTCGGCTACCGCCGCCCAGACCAGCGCCAGGCCCGCGACCGCCAGCACTTGCGCCAGCGTGAAGGGCAACGGCGCGTGGTTGCGGGCCACCTTTTCCAGCGTGACGATGAAGCCCGCGTAGGTCACGGCGCAGGCCAGCGCCCACAGGTCGCCCACCACCAACCGCCCCCCTTCCCAGGAGAGCAGGGCCAGTCCGGCCACCGCCAGCGGCAGGGCGGCCCACAGCACGGCCGGAATTCGGCGGCGCTGCGCGGCCACCAGCCATAGAGGCACGAGCACCACGCTCAGGGCCGTGAAGAAGGCGGCGCGGTTGGCCCCGGTGGTCTGGAGGGCGACCGTCTGGGTGCCGTACCCGGCGATGAGCCACGCCCCGAGCAGCAGGCCATCGCGCCACAGCGGCGAAGCCGGGGCCACAGCGGGCCGGGCCGGGCGCAGCAGCAGGGCCGCCGGCAACAGGGCCAGCGCCGCGATCAGAAAGCGCCACGCGATGAGCACCGCCGGGGGCAGGACCTCGCCAAGCTGCTTGACCACCGCGAAGGTGCTGCCCCAGACCGCCGTCACGAGGATGAGAAGAAGCAGGCCGCGCAGACGGGAGGTCATCCCGAACCCAG encodes:
- a CDS encoding 7-carboxy-7-deazaguanine synthase QueE, whose amino-acid sequence is MKYPVYERFYTWQGEGVHLGRAAYFIRLYGCPQACPWCDSAGTWHRDYRPEGVTLMSAEELAQAVRAESPDGAFVVVTGGEPILFDLAPLTGALHALGRRVHIETSGIAPLRGDLDWVTLSPKPFGQWPLPEVVARADEVKLIVHEPGDIRAGLETLEGLRKDAVLWLHPEWSKARERDAGVLNAITEAVKDDPRLRAGYQMHKLYRADDLDVRSDKRLIPLGGNPGLGY
- a CDS encoding DMT family transporter; its protein translation is MTSRLRGLLLLILVTAVWGSTFAVVKQLGEVLPPAVLIAWRFLIAALALLPAALLLRPARPAVAPASPLWRDGLLLGAWLIAGYGTQTVALQTTGANRAAFFTALSVVLVPLWLVAAQRRRIPAVLWAALPLAVAGLALLSWEGGRLVVGDLWALACAVTYAGFIVTLEKVARNHAPLPFTLAQVLAVAGLALVWAAVAEPGRLLPPPGAWGPLLYLGVVATALTTLLQTVGQRHVSAAEASLVYTLEPVAATAFSFVLIGEQVGVRGLLGGLLVVGATILSTRGDEAPHAELPAPAPER
- the queC gene encoding 7-cyano-7-deazaguanine synthase QueC, with protein sequence MIDMQKRAVVLLSGGLDSSTVLGLTVREGYACTALSFRYGQRHTVELERAATIARQFGSDHRVIDINIGSFGGSALTDEAMDVPTGGTQDGVIPPTYVPGRNTVFIAVALSLAEAIGAERVCLGINAVDYSGYPDCRPEYLAAYQTLADLASKAGLEGRGAVLTAPLLAMSKVDIVRAALDVGVPIGETWSCYQGGKEPCGVCDSCMIRDKALAEAGHPELTGPASPYHQG